The Collimonas sp. PA-H2 genome contains a region encoding:
- the acpA gene encoding acid phosphatase: MKRTMDWLPVTVAAVTLSAGLSACGGGGSGSVGGDTGAVTAGQVTGSYYENAQVCFEDKVKKATCDAASPVVKTGADGSYSLRGQGPVLATIDTSAIHHEVLGDKGTAVAQKLLFRAPVGRSAFVSAISTELAAAMDANGGDFADASKKLAAKIGTAEANLLADINKLGGQDLAALKAEAAAINAAIAAAVAQGGDVDLGQALGRALAMNNIQNVVVIFAENRGFDNLYGLYPGANGIPGVNPTSTSAYVPQKDFDGSTLPVLPPTWGGMTLAGQSTVITQAQSANLPNKPFQIDDSNSPIYMSSAVITRDLVHRFYNNQMQINGGKNDKFTAYSDAGGLSMGYYDGSKMKLWNIAKQYTLADNFFMGAFGGSFLTHQYLICACAPTYPNADAATSPAKNNISAVNLDASGNLIGLAPGTGNPTSVLNGAPVYQKDSTITPKDASGMFYAVNTMQPPYQPSGNAAAAVAAYADPSKATTLPTQSQTTIGDQLSAKGINWAWYAGAWNAALADAPNASRSVIYSGKVQFQPHHQPFNYYSRFDPATATGAAERASHLKDFDASFLQDAAAGKLPAVAFYKPQGNLNQHPGYANVVDGDAHIADVIAKLQASPQWKHMLIVVTYDENGGFWDHVAPPKGDRWGPGMRLPTLLVSPYAKKGFVDHTQYDTASILRFITNRYSLPVLPGITARDKALVANGGKPMGDLTGALTPVPQE, translated from the coding sequence ATGAAGCGGACTATGGATTGGCTGCCGGTTACGGTAGCCGCGGTGACGTTATCGGCGGGATTGAGTGCATGTGGCGGCGGTGGCAGCGGTTCGGTCGGCGGCGATACAGGCGCAGTGACCGCCGGCCAGGTGACTGGCAGCTACTACGAAAATGCGCAAGTATGTTTTGAGGACAAGGTCAAGAAAGCCACCTGCGATGCGGCATCGCCGGTAGTCAAGACCGGCGCCGACGGTTCCTACTCCTTGCGAGGCCAGGGTCCGGTGCTGGCGACCATCGACACCAGCGCCATCCATCACGAAGTGCTGGGCGACAAAGGCACGGCCGTCGCGCAAAAGCTGCTGTTCCGCGCACCTGTAGGCCGCAGCGCCTTCGTCAGCGCGATTTCCACTGAACTGGCTGCGGCCATGGACGCCAACGGCGGCGATTTCGCCGATGCCAGCAAGAAGCTGGCGGCAAAAATCGGCACCGCTGAAGCCAACCTGCTGGCCGACATCAACAAGCTCGGCGGCCAGGACCTGGCTGCCTTGAAGGCAGAAGCCGCGGCAATCAATGCCGCCATCGCTGCCGCCGTGGCGCAGGGTGGCGACGTTGATCTGGGCCAGGCGTTGGGGCGCGCGCTGGCCATGAACAACATCCAGAACGTGGTGGTGATCTTTGCCGAAAACCGCGGCTTCGACAATCTGTACGGCCTGTACCCGGGCGCTAACGGCATTCCCGGCGTCAATCCGACTTCAACCTCGGCCTACGTGCCGCAGAAAGACTTCGACGGCAGCACCCTGCCCGTCCTGCCGCCGACCTGGGGCGGCATGACCCTGGCCGGCCAGAGCACGGTCATCACTCAGGCGCAGTCGGCCAATCTGCCGAACAAGCCGTTCCAGATCGATGACAGCAATAGCCCGATCTACATGTCCTCGGCCGTGATCACGCGCGACCTGGTGCATCGTTTCTACAATAATCAGATGCAGATCAACGGCGGCAAGAACGACAAGTTCACCGCCTACTCTGACGCCGGCGGCCTCAGCATGGGCTACTACGACGGCAGCAAGATGAAGCTGTGGAACATCGCCAAGCAGTACACGCTGGCCGACAACTTCTTCATGGGCGCCTTCGGCGGTTCTTTCCTGACCCATCAATACCTGATCTGCGCCTGCGCCCCGACCTATCCGAATGCCGACGCCGCCACTTCGCCGGCCAAGAATAACATTTCGGCGGTCAACCTGGACGCCAGCGGCAACCTGATCGGCCTGGCGCCGGGCACCGGCAATCCGACCTCGGTATTGAATGGCGCGCCTGTCTACCAGAAAGACAGCACCATCACACCGAAAGACGCCTCCGGCATGTTCTATGCGGTCAACACCATGCAGCCGCCGTACCAGCCTAGTGGCAATGCCGCGGCCGCCGTGGCTGCGTATGCCGATCCGAGCAAGGCGACTACCTTGCCGACGCAATCGCAGACCACGATTGGCGACCAGCTTAGCGCCAAGGGCATCAACTGGGCCTGGTATGCCGGCGCCTGGAACGCCGCGCTGGCGGATGCGCCGAACGCCAGCCGCAGCGTGATCTATAGCGGCAAGGTGCAGTTCCAGCCGCATCACCAGCCGTTCAACTACTACAGCCGTTTCGATCCGGCCACGGCGACCGGCGCCGCCGAACGCGCCAGCCACCTGAAGGATTTCGACGCCTCGTTCCTGCAAGATGCGGCGGCGGGCAAACTGCCGGCGGTAGCGTTCTACAAGCCGCAGGGTAACCTCAACCAGCACCCTGGTTACGCCAACGTCGTCGACGGCGATGCGCATATCGCCGATGTGATCGCCAAGCTGCAAGCCAGCCCGCAGTGGAAACACATGCTGATCGTCGTGACCTACGATGAAAACGGCGGCTTCTGGGACCACGTCGCGCCGCCTAAGGGCGACCGCTGGGGTCCGGGCATGCGCCTGCCGACCTTGCTGGTTTCACCGTATGCGAAAAAGGGCTTTGTCGACCACACTCAGTACGATACCGCTTCGATCCTGCGCTTCATCACGAACCGCTATTCGCTGCCGGTACTGCCCGGCATCACGGCGCGCGATAAGGCGCTGGTGGCCAACGGCGGCAAGCCGATGGGCGATCTGACCGGCGCCCTGACGCCAGTGCCGCAGGAGTAA